The genomic region CGGAAAACCCGCGGCCGGTCGCCGCCGCCGGTCGCGAACCAGGCCGTCCGGCCGGTGCCCGCGACCAGGCAGGTGCCGCTCGCCGCGAAGGCGAACTCGCCGGGCAGCGCGGCCGGCATGCCGGCGTCCGGCTGGACCTGCCAGGACCGGCCGCCGTTCGAGGTCGCGGCGATCCGGAACTTGCCGTTCACCGGGTCGCTCAGCGCCAGGCCGCGCCGGTTGTCGTGGAAGTCGAGGCAGTCGTAGAAGGCGGTCGGCTCGGTGTTGCGGAACGTCTCGGTCCAGCTGCGGCCGCCGTTCTCGGTCCGGTAGACCCGGGAGTCCTCGCCGGGACCGATCGCCAGGATCACCGCACGCTTGGCGTCGAACGCCTCCACATCGCGGAACTGCAGCGCGGCCGCGCCGGCCGGGCTCACGTTCTGCCAGCTGGTGCCGCCGTCGGTGGTGCGCAGCACCCGCCCGGCGCTGCCTGCCACCCAGGCGACGTCCTTGCTGACCGCGGCGAGCCCGCGGAACTGCGACGCGCTGCCGGTCGGCTTCAGCTCCCACTGGTACGCCGGCCGGTGGCCGCTGCCACCCGTCGTACCGGTGGCCTGGGCGGGGGTGAGTTGGGTGGCGGAGAGCAGGACTCCGGCGGCGAGGGCGGCGATACGCAGGGTCTTCATGGGCGGCAACGTAATACACAGGCCGGACCGAAGACGAGATCTTGCCGCCCGCTGCCCGGCACTGTCACTCTGAGCACCCGTCCGAAGGAGGCCCCGGTGTCCGACTCAGTTCTCACCTCGGTGCTGCTGCCGGTCGCGCTCGCGGTGATCATGTTCGGTCTCGGGTTGACGCTGACCGTCGCGGACTTCACCCGGGTGCTGCGGATGCCGCGCGCCGTACTGGTTGCGCTCGGCATCCAGGTGGTGCTGCTGCCGGTGATCTGCTTCGGTCTGGTCAAGGTGTTCGGGCTGGCGCCGGCGCTGGCGGTCGGCATGATGCTGCTGGTCGCCTCCCCCGGCGGCACCACGGCCAACCTGTTCAGCCACCTGGCCGGCGGGGACGTCGCGCTGAACGTCACGCTGACCGCGGTGAACTCGGTGCTCGCGGTGATCACGCTGCCGATCGTGGTGAACCTGTCGCTGAACCACTTCCTCGGCGACGGCCAGATCGGTCTGCAGCCGGCCAAGATGCTGCAGGTCTTCGCGATCGTGCTGGTCCCGGTGGCCCTGGGCATGCTCGTCCGTGCCCGCCGGTCGTCGTTCGCGGACCGGATGACCCGGCCGGTGAAGCTCGGCTCGATCGTCGTGCTCGCCCTGGTCATCTTCGCCGCCGTCTACACCGAGCGCGCCAACGTGCTGGACTACCTGGTCGAGGTCGGCCTGATCGCCCTGCTGCTGAACGTGCTCAGCCTCGCCATCGGGTACGCCGTACCCCGGCTGACCGGCCTCGCCGAGCGCCAGTCGATCGCCTGCTCGATGGAGATCGGCATCCACAACGCCACCCTGGCGCTCACCATCGCGCTCAGCCCGTCCCTGCTCGGCAACAGCGAGATGTCGATCCCGGTCGCCGTCTACGGCATCGTCATGTTCTTCCCGACCGCGCTCTTCGCCTACTACCTGAGCCGGCGATCGGTCCGCCCGGGCAGCGAGGCGTTGCCCGGGCAGCCGGTGGCCTAGGTGTACTCGGTCGTCACTGCTCGGCCAGTTGCTGACTGCCGACGACCGACAACAGCTCCAGCCGGTGGGCGCTCTCGCTGCCCGGCGTCGCGGTGAACACCAGCAGGGTCTGTTGCTGGTCGCGGTCCTCCATCACCTGGCAGTGCAGTTCCAGGTCGCCGACCACCGGATGCCTGAACCACTTGGTCCGGCTGTGCGCGTGGCCGACCTCGTGCGCCTCCCACAGCTCGGCGAACTCGGCGCTGGTCTCCCGCAGGATCCGCGCCATCGTGCCGGCCTGCGACTTCGGGCCGTCGGCCGCGACGACCGCGCGCAGGCCGGACACCAGCACCCGGCTGTGGTGGTCCCACTCCTGCTCGAAGTAGATCCCCCGGTTGCCGGTGAACCACCGGTAGACCGCGCTGCGTTCGAGCCCTTCGTAGTTGGTCTGCTCGCCGTCGAACGCGACGTGCGCGCTGGTCTGGGCGAGCGTCTCGTGGAGCCGGTTGAGCACCACGGCCGGGGTGTCGTCGAGCCGGTCGAGAATGCGCAGCAGGCCAGGGTTCACGTGGTCGAGCCGGGTCACCCGGGGCGGCGTCCCGTGCTGGGCCAGGACGAACAGGTAGTCGCGTTCGTCGGCCGTCAGCCGGAGCGCCCGGGCGATCGCGGCCAGCATCTCCGGGGACGGTTGTGGCCCGCGGCCACCTTCCAGCCGGCTGTAGTAGTCGGCCGACATCGAGGCGAGCGAAGCGACCTCCTCGCGCCGCAGGCCCGGCGTACGCCGGCGGCGGCCGCGGGGCATGCCGACGTCCTCGGGCTGCAGGGCTTCCCGGCGCTTGCGCAGGAAGTCGGACAGTTCGCCGTACTCCATGGGTCCAGGGTCCCAGCCGTCGCGACCGTCAGCCACTGCTTGCCGAGCAGTGGCTGAGCTCGGCCTGGTTACCGCCGGCCGGCCGGCGAAGGCTGGAGCCATGAAAACGACTGGCAACACGATCTTCATCACCGGCGGCACCTCCGGCATCGGCCTCGGACTCGCCCGCGAGCTGCGCGACCTCGGCAACACCGTGATCGTCAGCGGCCGGCGCAAGGACCTGCTCGACCGGATCGCCGCCGAGGACGGGCTCGGCACCGTCGAGCTCGACGTCGCCGCCCCGGCCTCGATCCAGGCGGCCTACGACACCGTCACCACGCGCTACCCGGAGACCAACGTGCTGGTGACGATGGCCGGCATCATGCGGTCGGAGGACCTGCGCGACCCGGGGCACCTGGCGGCGGCCGAGCAGACCGTCGCGATCAACCTGCTCGGCACGATCCGGGCGATCACCGCGTTCACGCCGTTCCTGCTCGGCCGGCCGGACGCGGCGATCGTCACCGTGTCGTCCGGGCTGGCGTTCACGCCGCTGGCGGCGACTCCGACGTACAGCGCGACGAAGGCGGCGGTGCACAGCTACACCGAGAGCCTTCGCTTCCAGCTCGCCGGGACCGGCGTGCAGGTGATCGAGCTGGTCCCGCCGGCGGTCCGGACCGCGCTGCTCGAGGGACGCGAGCCGGACCCGCAGTGGATGCCGCTGCAGGAGTTCCTCACCGAGTCGGTGCAGCTGCTGACCGACCAGCCCGACGCCCGCGAGATCCTGGTCGAGCGGGTCGGCTTCCTGCGGTACGCCGAGCGCGAGGGCCGCTTCCAGCAGACTTTCGCCGCGCTCAACAGCCACTGACGCCGCGTCGGCGCCCTAGGGTGTGTTGATTAACTCCCTGCAGTCGCGAGCAGGTGCCCGGCGAGGTGCCGTGCCGGGTGCCGCGCAGCACGCAGGGAGTTAATCAACACGCCCTAGGAGACACGCCCTGGCCGTGTCGGTGTCCTAGTCGCCGAGAGCTTGTTCCAGGCGTTCGACCTTGGCGGTGAGCTGGCCGGTGTAGCCGGGCCGGATGTCGGCCTTGAGCACCAGGCTCACCCGCGGGGAGACCGCGGCGACGGCGTCGACCGCCTGCTTCACCACCGCCATCACCTCGTCCCACTCACCCTCGAGGTTGGTGAACATCGCGTTGGTCTCGTTCCGCAGGCCGGAGGCGCGGACGACGCGGATCGCCTCGGCGACCGCCTCGCTCACGCCACCGGTCTCGTCCCCGGCGGCCGGGCTGATACTGAAGGCAACGATCATGCGTCCAGCTTGCCAGCCCGGCCGTCCGGCGACCGATCCGTTGCCTCAGACCTCGTCCTGCACCCGCCGGCTCGCGGCTTCCTCGTCGGCACGACGCTCGGCCCCACTGGTGGTGAGCAGCGGCTTCTCCTTGATGAACAGAACCGCGACCAGCGCCAGCACCGCGAACGGCACCGACATCAGGAACAGCTCCGCGGTCGCCTCGCCGTACGCGTTCTCGACGACGGTGCGGGCCTGCTCGGGCAGTTCGGCGATGTTCGGCACGGTGCCGGCTTCACCGGACTGCGCACCGCCCGGGTTGAGCGTCTCGGTGACCTTGTTGGCCAGGATCGCGCCGAGCACACTCACACCGATGGTGCCGCCCATGCTGCGGAAGAAGCTCACCGCCGAGGTGGCCGCGCCCAGCTCGCGCGCCGGGACGTCGTTCTGCGCGGCGAGCACCAGGTTCTGCATCACCAGGCCGATGCCGACGCCGAGCACGATCATGAACACCCAGAGCAGGTACTTCGAGGTGTGCGCGTCGATCGTGCCGAACAGCGCCAGCCCGATCGGCAGCAGCACGCTGCCGATCACCAGGTAGATCTTCCACTTGCCGTACTTCGTGATCAGTCCACCGGCGATCGTGGACGCGACCATCATGCCGAGGATCATCGGCAGGCTCATCAGCCCGGCCTTGGTCGGCGAGTAGCCCTGCGCGATCTGGAAGTACTGCGCCAGGAACACCGAGCCACCGAACATCGCGACACCGACCAGCGCGCTGGCGACGATGGACAGCGTCACCGTGCGGTTGCCGAACAGACCCATCGGAATGATCGGCTCGGGGTGCCGGCGCTCGACCAGGACCGCCGCAACCAGCGCCACCACGGCCGCTCCGACCAGCAGCGCGGTCCAGCCCGACGCCCAGTCGAACTTGTTGCCGGCGAACGACGACCAGACCAGCAGCGTGCAGACGCCGGCGGTGATCAGGAACGCACCCCACCAGTCGATCTGCACGTCCCGGCGCACGGTCGGCAGCTTCAGCGTGCGCTGCAGCAGCACGATCGCCGCGAGCACGAACGGCACACCGACCAGGAAGCAGGCCCGCCAGCCCAGCGGCGAGTCGACCAGGAAGCCGCCGAGCAGCGGGCCGCCGACGGTCGCCGAGGCGAAGATCGCGCCGAAGATGCCGGAGTACCGGCCGAGCTCGCGCGGCGGGATGATCGCGGCCATCACGATCTGCACCAGCGCGGTCAGGCCGCCGGCGCCCAGCCCCTGCAGGACCCGGCTGCCGAGCAGCACCTCGATGTTCGGCGCCAGGCCTGCGACCAGCGAACCGATCACGAAGAAGCCCAGCGACAGCTGGACCAGCAGCTTGTTGTTGTAGAGGTCGGCCAGCTTGCCCCACAGCGGCACGGTGGCCGTCATCGCGAGCAGCTCGAGCGTGACCACCCAGGTGTAGGACGACTGGCTCGCCTCGAGGTCGTGGATGATCCGCGGCAGCGCGGTCGACACCACGGTGCCGGCCAGGATCGCGACGAACATGCCCATCATCAGGCCGGAGATCGCCTGCACGGTCTGCCGCGGCGTCAGCGCGGCGACCTGCTCGGCCGCCTGCTCCGGCGGCGTGGTGGCGGAGACCTCGCCCGCCGCGTCGGACGGGGTGGGCGAAGAGGTCGTTGTCATGACTGACCTTTCTGGTCGGTACGGGAAAGGGTGGTCGCGTCGAAGGCGGGATCGAGGCCGTCCGCGAGCAGCTGGAACGCCTCGTCGACCAGCGACTGGAGCGAGCGATCGGGCTGCAGCTCCTGCTGCTCCATCGCGACCCGGACGGCGGTGCTGACGACGCCGACGATCAGCTTCGCCCGGACCGAGGCGGCCGGTCCGCCCATCCGCTCGGCGAGTGCCGCGGCGAGCTCGCGCTCGTCCTCGACGCCGAGAATGACGAAGTGGGACAGCAGCGTCGGCGTCCGCATGATCAGGCCGACCCGCTGCGAGGCGATGCCGTCCTTGTCCTCCAGGTCGGCCAGCGCCTCCGAGGCGAGCAGCCGCAGTATGGCGAGCGGCGACTGCCCGGGCGGGGCGTTCCGGACCTGGCTGAGCGCCCGCTCCAGATGCTCCGGGTCGCGGCCGAGGATCGCGTGCTCCTTGTGCGAGAAGTAGTTGAAGAAGGTGCGCGCCGACACGTCGGCGGCCTCGCTGATCTCCTCGACGGTGACGTTGTCCGGGCCCTTCTCGAGCGCGAGCCGAAGCGCCGCCGCGGCCAGCGCGGCCCGCGTCTCCCGCTTCTTGCGCTCCCGCCGGCCAGGGACCGGGACCTGCTCGTTGTCCGTCACCCGACCACAGTAGACGAGTTTGCAGTCACTGCAAATTGATATTTCGCGCAATTTTGCGGCAACGCAGAGTGGAAGTGACTCTCATCACGAAGCCAACTCCTGTGCGGAGTTGCACCGCTACGGTGCGTCAGTGACCGCCTCCAACGAGACCAACCAGTCCGTAGTGACCCGACGCCGGTTCGCCGGCCTCGCTGCCTTCACCTCCGCCGCCGCTCTCGGCCTGAGCCGGGTCGGCGACGCCGTCGCCGCCGAGCGCTCGTTCGTTCCGGCCGTCGTGGTCGGCACCGGCTACGGCGCGGCCGTCACCGCGCTGCGCCTGGGCGAGGCCGGCGTCGCGACGACGATGCTGGAGATGGGCCAGCCGTGGAACCAGCCCGGCGCCGACGGCAAGGTGTTCTGCTCGACCCTGGCCCCCGACCGCCGCTCGATGTGGTTCCACCGGCGCACCGCGGCGCCGCTCGACACGTTCCTGTGGCTCGACGTGGTCAACCGCGACCTCGGTACGCCGTACGCCGGAGTGCTGGACCGGATCGACTTCCCGGCCATGGACGTGTACGTCGGCCGCGGGGTCGGCGGCGGATCGCTGGTCAACGGCGGCATGGCGCCGACGCCGCGGCGGTCGTACTTCGAGCAGGTGCTGCCGCGTGTCGACGCGGACCAGATGTACCGGCGCTGGTTCCCGCTGGCGAACCGGATGCTCGGGGTGAACTCGATCGATCCGCGCTACCTGGAGACGACCCCGGCCTACCGTTACGCCCGGGTGTCCCGCCGGCACGCCCACCAGGCCGGCTTCCGCACCGCGGTGATCCCGAACGTCTACGACTTCGGCTACCTGGAGCAGGAGGAGCGCCGGCAGGTCCCGCGATCGGCGCTGGCCGGCGAGGTCATCTACGGCAACAACCACGGCAAGCAGAGCCTCGACAAGACCTACCTCGCCGATGCCGTCGGCACCGGCCGGGTGACGATCCGGACGCTGACCAGGGTCGTCTCGGTCCGCGCGGACCGCCGCGGCTACGTTCTCGGCCTCGAGCAGATCGATGCCTCGGGCAAGGTTGTTCGGCGCAGCGAGCTCGGCTGCCGGCAGCTGTTCCTCGGCGCCGGCAGCATCGGCACCACCGAGCTGCTGCTGCGCGCCCGGGAGACCGGCACGCTGCCCGACCTGCCGGACGCGATCGGCGAGGGCTGGGGAACCAACGGCAACGTGATGACCGCTCGGGCGAACCACGCCTGGGACCCGACCGGCTCGCTGCAGTCCACCATCCCGGCCGTTGCCATCGACAACTGGGATGACCCGGTCCACCCGGCCTTCGCGGAGATCGCGCCGCTGCCGACGGGGCTGGAGACCTGGGCCGGTCTGTACCTGGCGATCACCGCCAACCCCGAGCGCGGCCGGCTGAGCTACGACCACGCCACCGATCGGGCGATCTTGCACTGGCAGGCGTCCCAGTCGACGCCGTCGATCCAGGCCGCGAAGGCGTTGTTCGACCGGATCAACCGCGCGACGGGCACGACGTACCGTCGCGACCTGTTCTCCGGCAACCGGGCGTTCGCCGCGGACTTCTGCTACCACCCGCTCGGCGGCTGCGTGCTCGGCCGCGCCACCGACGACTACGGCCGGGTTCGCGGCCACCGCAACCTCTACGTCACCGACAGCGCGCTGCTGCCCGGATCGATCGGCGTCAACCCCTTCGTCACCATCACCGCCCTGGCCGAGCGCAACATCGCCCGGGTGATCGCCACCGACCTCACCCGCTGATGACCCTCACCGGTTGATAAACTGCACAGGCAGCCTCCGCGCGGATTTCCGCGTCGGAGGCTTTTCTGTATGCCAACTCTTCTCTACAAGGCCGCCGTTCGCGATTTGCGCGGCGAGCACCTGCTGCCGCTCAACCAGATCCGCGACCGCTACCCCGACCTGTACGACCGCGAGGTCGCCAAGTACGCCGCCTGGCCGGAGGTCACCCGGCACCCGGTGCATCCGCTGGCGTGCACGTGGAACGACGTGCTGTTCTTCTCGC from Kribbella flavida DSM 17836 harbors:
- a CDS encoding helix-turn-helix transcriptional regulator, which translates into the protein MEYGELSDFLRKRREALQPEDVGMPRGRRRRTPGLRREEVASLASMSADYYSRLEGGRGPQPSPEMLAAIARALRLTADERDYLFVLAQHGTPPRVTRLDHVNPGLLRILDRLDDTPAVVLNRLHETLAQTSAHVAFDGEQTNYEGLERSAVYRWFTGNRGIYFEQEWDHHSRVLVSGLRAVVAADGPKSQAGTMARILRETSAEFAELWEAHEVGHAHSRTKWFRHPVVGDLELHCQVMEDRDQQQTLLVFTATPGSESAHRLELLSVVGSQQLAEQ
- a CDS encoding TetR family transcriptional regulator, yielding MTDNEQVPVPGRRERKKRETRAALAAAALRLALEKGPDNVTVEEISEAADVSARTFFNYFSHKEHAILGRDPEHLERALSQVRNAPPGQSPLAILRLLASEALADLEDKDGIASQRVGLIMRTPTLLSHFVILGVEDERELAAALAERMGGPAASVRAKLIVGVVSTAVRVAMEQQELQPDRSLQSLVDEAFQLLADGLDPAFDATTLSRTDQKGQS
- a CDS encoding MDR family MFS transporter, whose product is MTTTSSPTPSDAAGEVSATTPPEQAAEQVAALTPRQTVQAISGLMMGMFVAILAGTVVSTALPRIIHDLEASQSSYTWVVTLELLAMTATVPLWGKLADLYNNKLLVQLSLGFFVIGSLVAGLAPNIEVLLGSRVLQGLGAGGLTALVQIVMAAIIPPRELGRYSGIFGAIFASATVGGPLLGGFLVDSPLGWRACFLVGVPFVLAAIVLLQRTLKLPTVRRDVQIDWWGAFLITAGVCTLLVWSSFAGNKFDWASGWTALLVGAAVVALVAAVLVERRHPEPIIPMGLFGNRTVTLSIVASALVGVAMFGGSVFLAQYFQIAQGYSPTKAGLMSLPMILGMMVASTIAGGLITKYGKWKIYLVIGSVLLPIGLALFGTIDAHTSKYLLWVFMIVLGVGIGLVMQNLVLAAQNDVPARELGAATSAVSFFRSMGGTIGVSVLGAILANKVTETLNPGGAQSGEAGTVPNIAELPEQARTVVENAYGEATAELFLMSVPFAVLALVAVLFIKEKPLLTTSGAERRADEEAASRRVQDEV
- a CDS encoding thiamine-binding protein; the encoded protein is MIVAFSISPAAGDETGGVSEAVAEAIRVVRASGLRNETNAMFTNLEGEWDEVMAVVKQAVDAVAAVSPRVSLVLKADIRPGYTGQLTAKVERLEQALGD
- a CDS encoding GMC oxidoreductase → MTASNETNQSVVTRRRFAGLAAFTSAAALGLSRVGDAVAAERSFVPAVVVGTGYGAAVTALRLGEAGVATTMLEMGQPWNQPGADGKVFCSTLAPDRRSMWFHRRTAAPLDTFLWLDVVNRDLGTPYAGVLDRIDFPAMDVYVGRGVGGGSLVNGGMAPTPRRSYFEQVLPRVDADQMYRRWFPLANRMLGVNSIDPRYLETTPAYRYARVSRRHAHQAGFRTAVIPNVYDFGYLEQEERRQVPRSALAGEVIYGNNHGKQSLDKTYLADAVGTGRVTIRTLTRVVSVRADRRGYVLGLEQIDASGKVVRRSELGCRQLFLGAGSIGTTELLLRARETGTLPDLPDAIGEGWGTNGNVMTARANHAWDPTGSLQSTIPAVAIDNWDDPVHPAFAEIAPLPTGLETWAGLYLAITANPERGRLSYDHATDRAILHWQASQSTPSIQAAKALFDRINRATGTTYRRDLFSGNRAFAADFCYHPLGGCVLGRATDDYGRVRGHRNLYVTDSALLPGSIGVNPFVTITALAERNIARVIATDLTR
- a CDS encoding WD40/YVTN/BNR-like repeat-containing protein, whose product is MKTLRIAALAAGVLLSATQLTPAQATGTTGGSGHRPAYQWELKPTGSASQFRGLAAVSKDVAWVAGSAGRVLRTTDGGTSWQNVSPAGAAALQFRDVEAFDAKRAVILAIGPGEDSRVYRTENGGRSWTETFRNTEPTAFYDCLDFHDNRRGLALSDPVNGKFRIAATSNGGRSWQVQPDAGMPAALPGEFAFAASGTCLVAGTGRTAWFATGGGDRPRVFRTSDGGRTWTVTDSPMASGAAAGIFSLAFRGKLHGVAVGGDFEKPAEAVRAASVTTDGGRSWKLVPAAQAPKGYRSGSAFVPGTLATVVAVGPSGSDVSLDGGRSWTQFSSTSFDSVECAGHGVRAACWASGAKGAVGRLVRTR
- a CDS encoding bile acid:sodium symporter family protein — encoded protein: MSDSVLTSVLLPVALAVIMFGLGLTLTVADFTRVLRMPRAVLVALGIQVVLLPVICFGLVKVFGLAPALAVGMMLLVASPGGTTANLFSHLAGGDVALNVTLTAVNSVLAVITLPIVVNLSLNHFLGDGQIGLQPAKMLQVFAIVLVPVALGMLVRARRSSFADRMTRPVKLGSIVVLALVIFAAVYTERANVLDYLVEVGLIALLLNVLSLAIGYAVPRLTGLAERQSIACSMEIGIHNATLALTIALSPSLLGNSEMSIPVAVYGIVMFFPTALFAYYLSRRSVRPGSEALPGQPVA
- a CDS encoding SDR family oxidoreductase; its protein translation is MKTTGNTIFITGGTSGIGLGLARELRDLGNTVIVSGRRKDLLDRIAAEDGLGTVELDVAAPASIQAAYDTVTTRYPETNVLVTMAGIMRSEDLRDPGHLAAAEQTVAINLLGTIRAITAFTPFLLGRPDAAIVTVSSGLAFTPLAATPTYSATKAAVHSYTESLRFQLAGTGVQVIELVPPAVRTALLEGREPDPQWMPLQEFLTESVQLLTDQPDAREILVERVGFLRYAEREGRFQQTFAALNSH